Proteins co-encoded in one Fundulus heteroclitus isolate FHET01 unplaced genomic scaffold, MU-UCD_Fhet_4.1 scaffold_125, whole genome shotgun sequence genomic window:
- the LOC105919959 gene encoding zinc finger protein 37 isoform X3 gives MFYCSSGGSDPLNMSKSGILRGIITEKLSTAAREILAVVERTVADYEEEASGFRREIERQRRQLEVLQPRIKLPRRELLPDLQSHEEVVVGEEQEEQQLTQSTGVEDSGSLDFLWYGDNDNEDDFQPATQLTSRSRQRRRDLKDPDYEITPRARPEKRRVSKPLISDAQDHLDFRVRLLDDPQIEVLSNVVFQKCPIHDLRCRRDLQESDFLDLLRSTFPRLAAGEAFDLFMTDRHRRLQPLMVGALTPENIYTSINSTGHSALYIRLKTAVDPQSSSRDLSPQPGDEQLVQGSATPSAGQPEENTSVVSQPQKRRRGRPRLGEEPTHHFLRICVLEDPQSDAPSEPELKKSSVQELKCPRGLQEAGFLDLLRITFPQLVGDDKKIHMYKSDRSRKLQKLKVNALTPEEIYKSMRSTGIKKSLLYIKLKAAGSEDSEDEEQGGLLVKDEPQPTDCVAVEDESAPLQSPGELDRSRELVQPDEEAAESDAGSGGGNEASGEDDEWKPNPEDSDDLEDPEDPQSKRAIKKAPRRAEEKGEGSKAPCWVCGVWYRTLSKFARHAWTHVHDPKSVCGVCGESFDSSEDLRGHLKIHQNTYDCSYCGKAFFTTAGLKNHVSLHTGERQFKCDTCSKAFPHKSALSIHRWVHVEDRPHKCDTCPKSFGLKGQLVAHKKCHVNRDRYLCNICGRSVFDLRSLTRHKLTHSTERRFGCKVCGKHFKLEGTLKAHEKVHTVRDRMYLCHVCCKTFLSNNTLMAHMKTHSDERPFVCSVCTRSFITKWDLKKHIRVHTGEAPYGCTKCGRHFKLKSTLNVHIRSHLGIKRFSCGVCGKACSRQEHLTVHMRTHNGERPYQCSLCDKAFTQSHCLKTHMKSYHPEEIPLPQPSTSSLQPPDPE, from the exons ATGTTTTACTGCAGCAGCGGCGGTTCCGATCCGCTGAACATGTCTAAAAGCGGCATCctgagaggaatcatcaccGAGAAGCTGAGCACAGCCGCCCGGGAGATCTTAGCGGTGGTGGAGAGGACCGTAGCCGACTACGAGGAGGAGGCTTCGGGCTTCAGGCGGGAGATCGAGCGGCAGAGGAGGCAGCTGGAGGTGCTGCAGCCTCGGATCAAGCTGCCTAGAAGAG AGCTGCTCCCAGATCTGCAGAGCCACGAGGAGGTGGTGGTTGGTGAGGAgcaagaggagcagcagctcacaCAGAGCACAG GCGTGGAGGACTCTGGCAGTCTGGACTTCCTTTGGTACGGCGATAATGACAATGAAGACGACTTTCAACCCGCGACTCAGTTGACGTCGCGATCCAGACAGAGGCGGCGGGATCTGAAGGACCCAGATTATGAAATAACACCAAG AGCCCGACCAGAGAAGAGGAGAGTCAGCAAACCTCTGATCAGCGACGCCCAGGACCACCTGGACTTCAGGGTCCGGTTGCTGGACGACCCGCAGATAGAGGTGCTCTCCAACGTCG TGTTCCAGAAGTGTCCCATTCACGACCTCCGTTGTCGTCGGGATCTGCAGGAGTCCGACTTCCTGGACCTGCTGAGGTCCACCTTCCCTCGGCTGGCTGCAGGCGAAGCTTTCGACCTTTTCATGACTGACAGACACAGGAGGCTGCAGCCGCTGATGGTCGGCGCTCTGACGCCAGAGAACATCTACACGTCCATCAACTCCACCGGACACTCGGCTCTCTACATCCGCCTGAAG ACGGCCGTGGAtcctcagagcagcagcagagatcTCTCGCCTCAGCCTGGAGACGAGCAACTGGTTCAAGGCTCTGCCACGCCATCTGCTGGTCAACCTGAGGAAAACACGAG TGTTGTCAGTCAGCCTCAGAAGAGGCGGCGTGGTAGGCCTCGGCTTGGCGAGGAACCAACTCACCACTTTCTCAGGATATGCGTCCTGGAGGACCCTCAGTCAGACGCTCCGTCAGAACCTG AGCTGAAGAAGTCGTCGGTGCAGGAGCTGAAATGTCCTCGGGGTCTGCAGGAGGCGGGCTTTTTGGACCTGCTGAGGATCACTTTCCCTCAGCTGGTTGGAGAcgacaaaaaaatccacatgtACAAGTCTGACCGCAGCAGGAAGCTGCAGAAGCTCAAAGTGAACGCCCTGACACCGGAGGAGATCTACAAGAGCATGAGGTCCACCGGGATCAAAAAGTCTCTCCTCTACATCAAGCTGAAG GCGGCAGGAAGTGAGGACAGTGAAGATGAAGAGCAGGGCGGTCTGCTGGTAAAAGACGAACCTCAGCCTACTGACTGTGTGGCTGTGGAAGATGAATCTGCACCTCTTCAAAG ccCTGGGGAGTTAGACCGCAGCAGAGAGCTCGTGCAGCCAGACGAAGAAGCAGCTGAGAGCGACGCGGGATCCGGAGGTGGAAACGAGGCATCAGGAGAAGACGACGAGTGGAAACCCAATCCTGAAGATTCTGATGATCTGGAAGATCCTGAAGATCCACAGTCCAAGAGAGCCATTAAGAAAGCCCCGAGGAGAGCCGAGGAGAAGGGCGAGGGGAGCAAGGCCCCCTGTTGGGTGTGCGGGGTGTGGTACAGGACATTGTCAAAGTTTGCCAGACACGCCTGGACCCATGTGCACGACCCAAAAAGTGTTTGTGGGGTGTGTGGAGAGAGTTTCGATTCTTCAGAAGACCTCAGGGGGCATCTTAAGATTCACCAAAATACCTACGATTGTTCATACTGCGGCAAGGCCTTCTTCACCACCGCTGGCCTCAAAAACCATGTCTCTCTGCACACGGGAGAGCGCCAGTTTAAATGTGACACTTGCAGCAAAGCCTTTCCTCACAAATCCGCCCTGAGCATCCACCGCTGGGTCCACGTGGAGGACCGGCCACACAAGTGTGACACGTGTCCAAAGTCGTTTGGGCTCAAAGGGCAGCTGGTGGCTCACAAGAAATGTCACGTCAACAGGGACCGATACCTCTGCAACATCTGTGGACGGTCCGTCTTCGACCTGAGGTCTCTGACTCGCCACAAACTCACCCACTCGACCGAGCGCCGCTTCGGCTGCAAAGTCTGCGGGAAGCACTTTAAACTGGAGGGTACCCTGAAGGCGCACGAGAAGGTCCACACCGTCAGGGACCGGATGTACCTGTGTCACGTCTGCTGCAAAACCTTCCTGTCCAACAACACCCTGATGGCTCACATGAAGACCCACAGCGACGAGCGGCCGTTTGTCTGCAGCGTCTGCACCAGGAGCTTCATCACCAAGTGGGACCTTAAGAAACACATTCGGGTTCACACCGGGGAGGCACCGTACGGCTGCACCAAGTGCGGCCGCCACTTCAAGCTCAAGAGCACCCTGAACGTTCACATCCGGAGCCACCTCGGCATCAAGCGGTTCAGCTGTGGGGTTTGCGGCAAAGCCTGTTCCCGACAGGAGCATCTGACTGTCCACATGAGGACCCACAACGGAGAGAGACCCTACCAGTGCTCGCTCTGTGACAAAGCCTTCACCCAGAGCCACTGCCTGAAAACACACATGAAGAGCTACCATCCTGAAGAAATCCCTTTACCACAGCCGTCGACTTCCAGCCTTCAGCCGCCGGACCCTGAGTGA
- the LOC105919959 gene encoding zinc finger protein 37 isoform X1, translating into MAPVRHGGAMMFTAETYMDEEKPIMSKSGILRGIITEKLSTAAREILAVVERTVADYEEEASGFRREIERQRRQLELLQPQVKLPRTELLPDLQSHEEVVVGEEQEEQQLTQSTGVEDSGSLDFLWYGDNDNEDDFQPATQLTSRSRQRRRDLKDPDYEITPRARPEKRRVSKPLISDAQDHLDFRVRLLDDPQIEVLSNVVFQKCPIHDLRCRRDLQESDFLDLLRSTFPRLAAGEAFDLFMTDRHRRLQPLMVGALTPENIYTSINSTGHSALYIRLKTAVDPQSSSRDLSPQPGDEQLVQGSATPSAGQPEENTSVVSQPQKRRRGRPRLGEEPTHHFLRICVLEDPQSDAPSEPELKKSSVQELKCPRGLQEAGFLDLLRITFPQLVGDDKKIHMYKSDRSRKLQKLKVNALTPEEIYKSMRSTGIKKSLLYIKLKAAGSEDSEDEEQGGLLVKDEPQPTDCVAVEDESAPLQSPGELDRSRELVQPDEEAAESDAGSGGGNEASGEDDEWKPNPEDSDDLEDPEDPQSKRAIKKAPRRAEEKGEGSKAPCWVCGVWYRTLSKFARHAWTHVHDPKSVCGVCGESFDSSEDLRGHLKIHQNTYDCSYCGKAFFTTAGLKNHVSLHTGERQFKCDTCSKAFPHKSALSIHRWVHVEDRPHKCDTCPKSFGLKGQLVAHKKCHVNRDRYLCNICGRSVFDLRSLTRHKLTHSTERRFGCKVCGKHFKLEGTLKAHEKVHTVRDRMYLCHVCCKTFLSNNTLMAHMKTHSDERPFVCSVCTRSFITKWDLKKHIRVHTGEAPYGCTKCGRHFKLKSTLNVHIRSHLGIKRFSCGVCGKACSRQEHLTVHMRTHNGERPYQCSLCDKAFTQSHCLKTHMKSYHPEEIPLPQPSTSSLQPPDPE; encoded by the exons AGCTGCTCCCAGATCTGCAGAGCCACGAGGAGGTGGTGGTTGGTGAGGAgcaagaggagcagcagctcacaCAGAGCACAG GCGTGGAGGACTCTGGCAGTCTGGACTTCCTTTGGTACGGCGATAATGACAATGAAGACGACTTTCAACCCGCGACTCAGTTGACGTCGCGATCCAGACAGAGGCGGCGGGATCTGAAGGACCCAGATTATGAAATAACACCAAG AGCCCGACCAGAGAAGAGGAGAGTCAGCAAACCTCTGATCAGCGACGCCCAGGACCACCTGGACTTCAGGGTCCGGTTGCTGGACGACCCGCAGATAGAGGTGCTCTCCAACGTCG TGTTCCAGAAGTGTCCCATTCACGACCTCCGTTGTCGTCGGGATCTGCAGGAGTCCGACTTCCTGGACCTGCTGAGGTCCACCTTCCCTCGGCTGGCTGCAGGCGAAGCTTTCGACCTTTTCATGACTGACAGACACAGGAGGCTGCAGCCGCTGATGGTCGGCGCTCTGACGCCAGAGAACATCTACACGTCCATCAACTCCACCGGACACTCGGCTCTCTACATCCGCCTGAAG ACGGCCGTGGAtcctcagagcagcagcagagatcTCTCGCCTCAGCCTGGAGACGAGCAACTGGTTCAAGGCTCTGCCACGCCATCTGCTGGTCAACCTGAGGAAAACACGAG TGTTGTCAGTCAGCCTCAGAAGAGGCGGCGTGGTAGGCCTCGGCTTGGCGAGGAACCAACTCACCACTTTCTCAGGATATGCGTCCTGGAGGACCCTCAGTCAGACGCTCCGTCAGAACCTG AGCTGAAGAAGTCGTCGGTGCAGGAGCTGAAATGTCCTCGGGGTCTGCAGGAGGCGGGCTTTTTGGACCTGCTGAGGATCACTTTCCCTCAGCTGGTTGGAGAcgacaaaaaaatccacatgtACAAGTCTGACCGCAGCAGGAAGCTGCAGAAGCTCAAAGTGAACGCCCTGACACCGGAGGAGATCTACAAGAGCATGAGGTCCACCGGGATCAAAAAGTCTCTCCTCTACATCAAGCTGAAG GCGGCAGGAAGTGAGGACAGTGAAGATGAAGAGCAGGGCGGTCTGCTGGTAAAAGACGAACCTCAGCCTACTGACTGTGTGGCTGTGGAAGATGAATCTGCACCTCTTCAAAG ccCTGGGGAGTTAGACCGCAGCAGAGAGCTCGTGCAGCCAGACGAAGAAGCAGCTGAGAGCGACGCGGGATCCGGAGGTGGAAACGAGGCATCAGGAGAAGACGACGAGTGGAAACCCAATCCTGAAGATTCTGATGATCTGGAAGATCCTGAAGATCCACAGTCCAAGAGAGCCATTAAGAAAGCCCCGAGGAGAGCCGAGGAGAAGGGCGAGGGGAGCAAGGCCCCCTGTTGGGTGTGCGGGGTGTGGTACAGGACATTGTCAAAGTTTGCCAGACACGCCTGGACCCATGTGCACGACCCAAAAAGTGTTTGTGGGGTGTGTGGAGAGAGTTTCGATTCTTCAGAAGACCTCAGGGGGCATCTTAAGATTCACCAAAATACCTACGATTGTTCATACTGCGGCAAGGCCTTCTTCACCACCGCTGGCCTCAAAAACCATGTCTCTCTGCACACGGGAGAGCGCCAGTTTAAATGTGACACTTGCAGCAAAGCCTTTCCTCACAAATCCGCCCTGAGCATCCACCGCTGGGTCCACGTGGAGGACCGGCCACACAAGTGTGACACGTGTCCAAAGTCGTTTGGGCTCAAAGGGCAGCTGGTGGCTCACAAGAAATGTCACGTCAACAGGGACCGATACCTCTGCAACATCTGTGGACGGTCCGTCTTCGACCTGAGGTCTCTGACTCGCCACAAACTCACCCACTCGACCGAGCGCCGCTTCGGCTGCAAAGTCTGCGGGAAGCACTTTAAACTGGAGGGTACCCTGAAGGCGCACGAGAAGGTCCACACCGTCAGGGACCGGATGTACCTGTGTCACGTCTGCTGCAAAACCTTCCTGTCCAACAACACCCTGATGGCTCACATGAAGACCCACAGCGACGAGCGGCCGTTTGTCTGCAGCGTCTGCACCAGGAGCTTCATCACCAAGTGGGACCTTAAGAAACACATTCGGGTTCACACCGGGGAGGCACCGTACGGCTGCACCAAGTGCGGCCGCCACTTCAAGCTCAAGAGCACCCTGAACGTTCACATCCGGAGCCACCTCGGCATCAAGCGGTTCAGCTGTGGGGTTTGCGGCAAAGCCTGTTCCCGACAGGAGCATCTGACTGTCCACATGAGGACCCACAACGGAGAGAGACCCTACCAGTGCTCGCTCTGTGACAAAGCCTTCACCCAGAGCCACTGCCTGAAAACACACATGAAGAGCTACCATCCTGAAGAAATCCCTTTACCACAGCCGTCGACTTCCAGCCTTCAGCCGCCGGACCCTGAGTGA
- the LOC105919959 gene encoding zinc finger protein 37 isoform X2 → MAPVRHGGAMMFTAETYMDEEKPIMSKSGILRGIITEKLSTAAREILAVVERTVADYEEEASGFRREIERQRRQLELLQPQVKLPRTDLQSHEEVVVGEEQEEQQLTQSTGVEDSGSLDFLWYGDNDNEDDFQPATQLTSRSRQRRRDLKDPDYEITPRARPEKRRVSKPLISDAQDHLDFRVRLLDDPQIEVLSNVVFQKCPIHDLRCRRDLQESDFLDLLRSTFPRLAAGEAFDLFMTDRHRRLQPLMVGALTPENIYTSINSTGHSALYIRLKTAVDPQSSSRDLSPQPGDEQLVQGSATPSAGQPEENTSVVSQPQKRRRGRPRLGEEPTHHFLRICVLEDPQSDAPSEPELKKSSVQELKCPRGLQEAGFLDLLRITFPQLVGDDKKIHMYKSDRSRKLQKLKVNALTPEEIYKSMRSTGIKKSLLYIKLKAAGSEDSEDEEQGGLLVKDEPQPTDCVAVEDESAPLQSPGELDRSRELVQPDEEAAESDAGSGGGNEASGEDDEWKPNPEDSDDLEDPEDPQSKRAIKKAPRRAEEKGEGSKAPCWVCGVWYRTLSKFARHAWTHVHDPKSVCGVCGESFDSSEDLRGHLKIHQNTYDCSYCGKAFFTTAGLKNHVSLHTGERQFKCDTCSKAFPHKSALSIHRWVHVEDRPHKCDTCPKSFGLKGQLVAHKKCHVNRDRYLCNICGRSVFDLRSLTRHKLTHSTERRFGCKVCGKHFKLEGTLKAHEKVHTVRDRMYLCHVCCKTFLSNNTLMAHMKTHSDERPFVCSVCTRSFITKWDLKKHIRVHTGEAPYGCTKCGRHFKLKSTLNVHIRSHLGIKRFSCGVCGKACSRQEHLTVHMRTHNGERPYQCSLCDKAFTQSHCLKTHMKSYHPEEIPLPQPSTSSLQPPDPE, encoded by the exons ATCTGCAGAGCCACGAGGAGGTGGTGGTTGGTGAGGAgcaagaggagcagcagctcacaCAGAGCACAG GCGTGGAGGACTCTGGCAGTCTGGACTTCCTTTGGTACGGCGATAATGACAATGAAGACGACTTTCAACCCGCGACTCAGTTGACGTCGCGATCCAGACAGAGGCGGCGGGATCTGAAGGACCCAGATTATGAAATAACACCAAG AGCCCGACCAGAGAAGAGGAGAGTCAGCAAACCTCTGATCAGCGACGCCCAGGACCACCTGGACTTCAGGGTCCGGTTGCTGGACGACCCGCAGATAGAGGTGCTCTCCAACGTCG TGTTCCAGAAGTGTCCCATTCACGACCTCCGTTGTCGTCGGGATCTGCAGGAGTCCGACTTCCTGGACCTGCTGAGGTCCACCTTCCCTCGGCTGGCTGCAGGCGAAGCTTTCGACCTTTTCATGACTGACAGACACAGGAGGCTGCAGCCGCTGATGGTCGGCGCTCTGACGCCAGAGAACATCTACACGTCCATCAACTCCACCGGACACTCGGCTCTCTACATCCGCCTGAAG ACGGCCGTGGAtcctcagagcagcagcagagatcTCTCGCCTCAGCCTGGAGACGAGCAACTGGTTCAAGGCTCTGCCACGCCATCTGCTGGTCAACCTGAGGAAAACACGAG TGTTGTCAGTCAGCCTCAGAAGAGGCGGCGTGGTAGGCCTCGGCTTGGCGAGGAACCAACTCACCACTTTCTCAGGATATGCGTCCTGGAGGACCCTCAGTCAGACGCTCCGTCAGAACCTG AGCTGAAGAAGTCGTCGGTGCAGGAGCTGAAATGTCCTCGGGGTCTGCAGGAGGCGGGCTTTTTGGACCTGCTGAGGATCACTTTCCCTCAGCTGGTTGGAGAcgacaaaaaaatccacatgtACAAGTCTGACCGCAGCAGGAAGCTGCAGAAGCTCAAAGTGAACGCCCTGACACCGGAGGAGATCTACAAGAGCATGAGGTCCACCGGGATCAAAAAGTCTCTCCTCTACATCAAGCTGAAG GCGGCAGGAAGTGAGGACAGTGAAGATGAAGAGCAGGGCGGTCTGCTGGTAAAAGACGAACCTCAGCCTACTGACTGTGTGGCTGTGGAAGATGAATCTGCACCTCTTCAAAG ccCTGGGGAGTTAGACCGCAGCAGAGAGCTCGTGCAGCCAGACGAAGAAGCAGCTGAGAGCGACGCGGGATCCGGAGGTGGAAACGAGGCATCAGGAGAAGACGACGAGTGGAAACCCAATCCTGAAGATTCTGATGATCTGGAAGATCCTGAAGATCCACAGTCCAAGAGAGCCATTAAGAAAGCCCCGAGGAGAGCCGAGGAGAAGGGCGAGGGGAGCAAGGCCCCCTGTTGGGTGTGCGGGGTGTGGTACAGGACATTGTCAAAGTTTGCCAGACACGCCTGGACCCATGTGCACGACCCAAAAAGTGTTTGTGGGGTGTGTGGAGAGAGTTTCGATTCTTCAGAAGACCTCAGGGGGCATCTTAAGATTCACCAAAATACCTACGATTGTTCATACTGCGGCAAGGCCTTCTTCACCACCGCTGGCCTCAAAAACCATGTCTCTCTGCACACGGGAGAGCGCCAGTTTAAATGTGACACTTGCAGCAAAGCCTTTCCTCACAAATCCGCCCTGAGCATCCACCGCTGGGTCCACGTGGAGGACCGGCCACACAAGTGTGACACGTGTCCAAAGTCGTTTGGGCTCAAAGGGCAGCTGGTGGCTCACAAGAAATGTCACGTCAACAGGGACCGATACCTCTGCAACATCTGTGGACGGTCCGTCTTCGACCTGAGGTCTCTGACTCGCCACAAACTCACCCACTCGACCGAGCGCCGCTTCGGCTGCAAAGTCTGCGGGAAGCACTTTAAACTGGAGGGTACCCTGAAGGCGCACGAGAAGGTCCACACCGTCAGGGACCGGATGTACCTGTGTCACGTCTGCTGCAAAACCTTCCTGTCCAACAACACCCTGATGGCTCACATGAAGACCCACAGCGACGAGCGGCCGTTTGTCTGCAGCGTCTGCACCAGGAGCTTCATCACCAAGTGGGACCTTAAGAAACACATTCGGGTTCACACCGGGGAGGCACCGTACGGCTGCACCAAGTGCGGCCGCCACTTCAAGCTCAAGAGCACCCTGAACGTTCACATCCGGAGCCACCTCGGCATCAAGCGGTTCAGCTGTGGGGTTTGCGGCAAAGCCTGTTCCCGACAGGAGCATCTGACTGTCCACATGAGGACCCACAACGGAGAGAGACCCTACCAGTGCTCGCTCTGTGACAAAGCCTTCACCCAGAGCCACTGCCTGAAAACACACATGAAGAGCTACCATCCTGAAGAAATCCCTTTACCACAGCCGTCGACTTCCAGCCTTCAGCCGCCGGACCCTGAGTGA
- the LOC105919959 gene encoding zinc finger protein 436 isoform X4 gives MSNSTSYSPKSKYSDYSDSSVLISVQSPTREEESQQTSDQRRPGPPGLQGPVAGRPADRVFQKCPIHDLRCRRDLQESDFLDLLRSTFPRLAAGEAFDLFMTDRHRRLQPLMVGALTPENIYTSINSTGHSALYIRLKTAVDPQSSSRDLSPQPGDEQLVQGSATPSAGQPEENTSVVSQPQKRRRGRPRLGEEPTHHFLRICVLEDPQSDAPSEPELKKSSVQELKCPRGLQEAGFLDLLRITFPQLVGDDKKIHMYKSDRSRKLQKLKVNALTPEEIYKSMRSTGIKKSLLYIKLKAAGSEDSEDEEQGGLLVKDEPQPTDCVAVEDESAPLQSPGELDRSRELVQPDEEAAESDAGSGGGNEASGEDDEWKPNPEDSDDLEDPEDPQSKRAIKKAPRRAEEKGEGSKAPCWVCGVWYRTLSKFARHAWTHVHDPKSVCGVCGESFDSSEDLRGHLKIHQNTYDCSYCGKAFFTTAGLKNHVSLHTGERQFKCDTCSKAFPHKSALSIHRWVHVEDRPHKCDTCPKSFGLKGQLVAHKKCHVNRDRYLCNICGRSVFDLRSLTRHKLTHSTERRFGCKVCGKHFKLEGTLKAHEKVHTVRDRMYLCHVCCKTFLSNNTLMAHMKTHSDERPFVCSVCTRSFITKWDLKKHIRVHTGEAPYGCTKCGRHFKLKSTLNVHIRSHLGIKRFSCGVCGKACSRQEHLTVHMRTHNGERPYQCSLCDKAFTQSHCLKTHMKSYHPEEIPLPQPSTSSLQPPDPE, from the exons atgtccaactcaacaagctattctcctAAATCAAAATATTCTGATTATTCTGATTCAAGTGTCCTCATTTCCGTCCAGAGCCCGACCAGAGAAGAGGAGAGTCAGCAAACCTCTGATCAGCGACGCCCAGGACCACCTGGACTTCAGGGTCCGGTTGCTGGACGACCCGCAGATAGAG TGTTCCAGAAGTGTCCCATTCACGACCTCCGTTGTCGTCGGGATCTGCAGGAGTCCGACTTCCTGGACCTGCTGAGGTCCACCTTCCCTCGGCTGGCTGCAGGCGAAGCTTTCGACCTTTTCATGACTGACAGACACAGGAGGCTGCAGCCGCTGATGGTCGGCGCTCTGACGCCAGAGAACATCTACACGTCCATCAACTCCACCGGACACTCGGCTCTCTACATCCGCCTGAAG ACGGCCGTGGAtcctcagagcagcagcagagatcTCTCGCCTCAGCCTGGAGACGAGCAACTGGTTCAAGGCTCTGCCACGCCATCTGCTGGTCAACCTGAGGAAAACACGAG TGTTGTCAGTCAGCCTCAGAAGAGGCGGCGTGGTAGGCCTCGGCTTGGCGAGGAACCAACTCACCACTTTCTCAGGATATGCGTCCTGGAGGACCCTCAGTCAGACGCTCCGTCAGAACCTG AGCTGAAGAAGTCGTCGGTGCAGGAGCTGAAATGTCCTCGGGGTCTGCAGGAGGCGGGCTTTTTGGACCTGCTGAGGATCACTTTCCCTCAGCTGGTTGGAGAcgacaaaaaaatccacatgtACAAGTCTGACCGCAGCAGGAAGCTGCAGAAGCTCAAAGTGAACGCCCTGACACCGGAGGAGATCTACAAGAGCATGAGGTCCACCGGGATCAAAAAGTCTCTCCTCTACATCAAGCTGAAG GCGGCAGGAAGTGAGGACAGTGAAGATGAAGAGCAGGGCGGTCTGCTGGTAAAAGACGAACCTCAGCCTACTGACTGTGTGGCTGTGGAAGATGAATCTGCACCTCTTCAAAG ccCTGGGGAGTTAGACCGCAGCAGAGAGCTCGTGCAGCCAGACGAAGAAGCAGCTGAGAGCGACGCGGGATCCGGAGGTGGAAACGAGGCATCAGGAGAAGACGACGAGTGGAAACCCAATCCTGAAGATTCTGATGATCTGGAAGATCCTGAAGATCCACAGTCCAAGAGAGCCATTAAGAAAGCCCCGAGGAGAGCCGAGGAGAAGGGCGAGGGGAGCAAGGCCCCCTGTTGGGTGTGCGGGGTGTGGTACAGGACATTGTCAAAGTTTGCCAGACACGCCTGGACCCATGTGCACGACCCAAAAAGTGTTTGTGGGGTGTGTGGAGAGAGTTTCGATTCTTCAGAAGACCTCAGGGGGCATCTTAAGATTCACCAAAATACCTACGATTGTTCATACTGCGGCAAGGCCTTCTTCACCACCGCTGGCCTCAAAAACCATGTCTCTCTGCACACGGGAGAGCGCCAGTTTAAATGTGACACTTGCAGCAAAGCCTTTCCTCACAAATCCGCCCTGAGCATCCACCGCTGGGTCCACGTGGAGGACCGGCCACACAAGTGTGACACGTGTCCAAAGTCGTTTGGGCTCAAAGGGCAGCTGGTGGCTCACAAGAAATGTCACGTCAACAGGGACCGATACCTCTGCAACATCTGTGGACGGTCCGTCTTCGACCTGAGGTCTCTGACTCGCCACAAACTCACCCACTCGACCGAGCGCCGCTTCGGCTGCAAAGTCTGCGGGAAGCACTTTAAACTGGAGGGTACCCTGAAGGCGCACGAGAAGGTCCACACCGTCAGGGACCGGATGTACCTGTGTCACGTCTGCTGCAAAACCTTCCTGTCCAACAACACCCTGATGGCTCACATGAAGACCCACAGCGACGAGCGGCCGTTTGTCTGCAGCGTCTGCACCAGGAGCTTCATCACCAAGTGGGACCTTAAGAAACACATTCGGGTTCACACCGGGGAGGCACCGTACGGCTGCACCAAGTGCGGCCGCCACTTCAAGCTCAAGAGCACCCTGAACGTTCACATCCGGAGCCACCTCGGCATCAAGCGGTTCAGCTGTGGGGTTTGCGGCAAAGCCTGTTCCCGACAGGAGCATCTGACTGTCCACATGAGGACCCACAACGGAGAGAGACCCTACCAGTGCTCGCTCTGTGACAAAGCCTTCACCCAGAGCCACTGCCTGAAAACACACATGAAGAGCTACCATCCTGAAGAAATCCCTTTACCACAGCCGTCGACTTCCAGCCTTCAGCCGCCGGACCCTGAGTGA